ATGGAGCGCCGCTTCGCCCTGCTCCGCGGCCTGCCGACCTCGGTGTGCCCGGAGGGCAAGCTCACCCCGGAGATCGTGAAGCGCTACAGGCTGCCGGTCATCTTCGTGACGATCGACGAGCTGCAGGAGTACTTCACCGCGATGGACAAAGACGACCGCGACCAGGTCATCGACGACCTGTGCCGCATCGCCCGCCGCGGCCCGGCCGCCGGCTTCATCTCCAACTTCGCCTCCCAGCGCCCGGACGCCGACTCGGTGCCCACCAAGCTGCGCGAGATCGTGACCATCCGCTACTCGACGCAGGTCATCGACCGGGCCAGCTCCGACATGGTCCTCGGCAAGGGCAAGGCCGCGCAGGGCGCCGACGCGAGCGTGCTCTCCGAGGAGCACAAGGGGACCGGTGTCCTCGTCACCGGCCCCGCCTCGTTCGTGACCGTGCGGGCCGACTACCTCGACGGCCCGGCGTTCGCCGGCCTGTGCCAGCGCGGCCGGGCTCTGCGCACCGAGGCGGGCACGCTCTCCGGGGACGCGGTCGGCGACGTCACGGCGGCCGCCGACCAGGCCGGGCTGACCATCGCCCCGGTGCTGTCGGAGTGCCTCGACGTGATGCGGCACGCGGAGCGGATGCACACCGTCGACCTGCTCGACCGCCTCGTCAACGTCGACGAGGACCGGTACGGCGACTGGGACGGCGAGCGCCTGGCCCGCGACCTCGAGGCCGCCGGGGTCGTCCGCACCACCAAGCAGGTCAACATCAAGGGGAAGAACCTGGCCGGCTACCGCCGCACCGACCTCGAGGCCGCGGTGCCCGCCGAGCTCCTCCTCGCCGCCCGCCAGTAGACCCCCGGGCACTACCCGAGCCCACTACGGCCCCCCTCTGTGATCCGCCGGATCTAGAGGGGGGCCATTTCCCGCGTAGAGGGGCCGACCATGGGCTCTGACCAGGCATGTAGCGCCCCCTAGAGGGGGCCGTCGAGCCCCTCGTGCGGGCCGGTGATGTACTCCGCATCGCCGCCGGCGGCGCGCCGGATGTCGCCGAGCGGGTCGATGACACGGTTCAGGACGGGACAGTCCTCCTGGTGGACGATCCACATATGTTCGATCTGGCCTTCCTCGTTCCGCAAAGCCAGGACGGGGAAGTTGTCGCAATCCGAGCAGCGGAAGCCAGCGGCGAGGGCCTCCACAGCGTCGCTGTCGTCGAGGCGCAGGTCCATCCCCCAGCGCGTCATGATCCCTGCCCGAACATGACCTGGACGTTGCCGCCGCCCTCGACCCGAACCATCTTGCGGATTCGCTGCTTGAGCTCGGAGTCGGCCCCGGTGAGGTCGATCTGCACCCGGACGAACCCTCCGCCAGCCTTGGACAGCGGGGTGACCGTCGCGCCGGCGCCGAGAGAGAGGATCTCCGGGCCGGCCTCGCCGACGAGGACCGAGCCGGCGCCGGTGATGTGACCGCCCTGAGCGAGCGCGGGGATGCGCGGGACGTGGAAGCTGCGGCCGCCGACCCCGGGCACCCAGTCGGGCACGGTGAAGCCGATCCCGGCGACGCTGTTGTTCCAGCCCCACGCGACCATGTTGAACGCCCACTTGAAGGGGGCCCAGATCATGCTGCCGACGTTGGCGAAGGCGTCGCCGATGCCGCGGGCCACCGTCTTGATCCAGTTCCAGACCGAGGAGGCACCGGACTTGATGTTGTCCCAGTAGTGGGTGATGGCCCAGACGGCCATCCCCACGGGGCCGGTGAGGATGCCGAGCAGTAGGGGCCAGTTGCCCTTCACCCAGTCCCAGACGAACTTGATGGCGCCCCAGACCGCGTTGAACGCCGTGGTGCAGATCGCCCGGAAGGTGTCGCTCTTCTGGTAGAGCAGGATGAAGCCGGCGACGAGGGCGGCGACGCCGATGATGATCAACCCGATGGGGTTGGCGTTCATCGCGACGTTCCACAACCACTGGGCTGCGGTCCACGCCATGGTGGCGCCCTTCACCACATTCTGGACTGCGGCCCACGCCATGGTGACGCCCTGCACCAGGAGGATGGTCCCGGCGATCCCGGCGAGGGCGATGCCGAGCGGTTCCATGTACGTCTTGTTGTCCATGGCGAACTGCACGAACTTGCCGCCGACCTCAGCCAATTTCATCTGGGCGTCACGCTTGAACTGCTCCAGGGCGGCGCTCGGGTTGTCGTGCACCGTCTTGGCCATGCGGTCCGCGGCGCCCGCCACATCGCCCAGAGCCGCCTTCGCGCTGGACGGGTCCAGCGCCAGAAGCGCCTTCTGGACGTCCTCACTCTTGGTTCCGAACAGCGCTAGGGCGGTGTTGTTCCGCTCGACGGGATCCTTCATCGCTCGCAGCCGGTCCATCACCGTGTCGAACGCGGCGGCGGCCTTCGGGCCACCGTCGACGAAGACGCGCTGCATCTCCTTGCCGGACAGGCCGAGCTCCTTGAAGGCGTCCTTGCTGGCCTGGCTGCCGGACTGGGCGATGAGCGTGAACTCTTTCAAGCTGTCAGCCACCACGTCGGCGTCACGGGCGCCGGCCCGCAGCCCCTGGGCGAGGATGCCGGTGGCAGTCGCACCGTCCAGGCCGAGCTGGCGGAACTGGGTGCTGTACTCGCCGACGGTATCGATCAGGTCGCCGGACTTATCGACACCGGTCTGCATGCCGGCCGTGATGATGTCGAAAGCCTCGGTAGCGTCCTTGGCGAGGCCCGTGCGCATGAGCTGGCCGGCAGCCGCAGTGGACTCGGAGACATCCACGTCGAATGTCTTCGCGAGAGCTTCCGCCTTGACCGTGGCCTCTTTGATGCCCTTCGCCCCACCCAGGTCACCCATGTTCTGGATGACACCCTTGATGGCGGTGTTGACCTCCTCGGCTGACTCACCCCAGGCGTCGGCGTAGACGCTCGCGGAGATCTTCGCGAGCTCGGCGGACTTTTCCGGTCCGATGCCGAGCTGTGCAGCCAGCTTGGACGACGCCGCGCTCATGTCTAGAGAGTCAGCAACTCCCTTGCCGAGCGCACCCGCCACGGCCGCGGAGATGCCCGCCGCCGCCGTGGCGATCTTCTCCTTCATCGTCCCGAGGGCAGCCGACGCCCGGTCACGCGCGACCAGGTTGAATACCAGGCTCGTGTCCGACATGTCAGATCAGCTCCAGCCGGCGGTCCTGCGCCAGCCGATGGGCCGCGGCGAGGACTTCCTCCCGGCGCTCGGCGAGGATGGCGTACGCCCGCCGGCTGGCGTCGAGGATGTCGACGTCCCCACCGGTGTTCATCAGCAGGGCCCGTCGGTCCGCGCGGCAGCCGTCCCGGTCTCCCCCAGGGAAGGCGAAGTAGCGGAAGTCCGTGATCCACACCTCGGCCGCCACGGCGACGATGGCCGACCCCATGCGGGACGTCTTCGCGTACCGCGTCACGCCGGACATGTCGTCGGCGATCTCGATCTCGACCGGGCCGAGGCCGAGCGCGCGGGCCACGATGGCGTGCGCGGCCTCGTGCTCCGCGACCAGCTGCAGCGCGTAGTCCGCATCCCGGCTGGCCATACGGACCCTCACGTCGTCCGGGTCGCCGGCCGGGTGGCGCTGCCCGCCCAGCACACCGGAGCTGAGCAGAGACGTTGTCAGGTCGTTGCCCAGCGACCGCCATGCGTCGACCGCGGCGCGGTCCTGCGCGTCGAGCTGGGTGTACATCTGCCAGGCGACCTGCTCCGAACTTGCGGTCACTTCCCGCTCCTCTCTCTGAGCGGCTTGTAGCCACGGAGGGCGAGCTGCTCGTCGACCTGCGCGACCCGGTCGGCCAGGCCGCGGGCCGCGTATCCCTTCCGCTCCTCCAGGAGCGCCTCGACCATCCGCTCTGCGGCCGAGGCCGGGGCCGGCGAAGGCTCCCTCGACGTCGTCGAGAGAGCCTTCGCACCCCACCACAACACACCCATCACTGCCTCCCGTCGTTGGCGACGACGCGGTGGCAGCGCCCTCGCATGGTCCTGGCCGGCCCGTGGGCGCCTACTGGGCCCGCCGGTGTCCCCGCTGCCGGGCGATCTGCCGGCTCACGGTGCTTGGGCTCAGAGATCGCCGCGACGGCGGTCCGCGTACGCGAGCACGGCCGACCGATCGAGCAGCCACCGCCCCGCGAACTGGCGGCCCATGCCCTCGGCAGCCAGCTGGCGTATGCGCCGCTCGCTGAGCGCGAGTAGGGCGCTGGCCTCCGTCGTGGTGATCTCATGGGGCAAGCCTGGCCCGACTTCCGGAGCGTCAGCTTCCGTACTGCCGCTGGCGGCACGGGGCAGGGCCTCGTACGCCTTGGCGGCCCGGCGGATCGCCCGGCGGGTCTGCTCGACCTCCGGCCGCATCCACGGGGCGAGCGAGGCCAGCACATGGGAGACGTTGGGCGAGGCGAGGATGCGGTCGAGGACGTGGGCGCTCACCCCGGAGACGAGGGCGCCCTCAACGTACGGAGCCGTCACCGCGGCCTCCTCTCAGCCGGTTCGCCACCTCGAGCGCGCGCCGACGGCGGCATGGGCGGCACGTGCGCTTCCCTGCGGGCAGCGATGTCCTGCCGCCCCACAGCAGACGGCCGCAGCCGCCGGCGCACACAGTGTCGGGCTTCCTAGCCATGGAGCCTCCTTCTCGCGTACGCCCGGCCCGTGCGTACGCGGTTTCCGCATATTTGCTGTTCAGGGCCGGGGGGAGTTTTCTAAAAGTTGGGCGCGGGGCTGCCGCCCTGGCCAGGCTTAAGAACCGGGCGCCCGTCCTCGCAATGACTCTGTGTCACTTGCGAGTTGCTGCTACGAACTAAGCCGAAGTTACGAAACAAGCAGGTCAGATGGCCTTTGGGCTGGGGGCTTAGTTCGTAGCTACGAACTAAGCCCCCACAAGGGCTCCGAATCACTGCAGGTCAGGGGCTTAGTTCGTTACTTCGGCTTAGTTCGTCGGATCATCCGGACCGGGGCTCCGCCGGTGGGTTCTGACCACTCTTCGTAGCCACCGAGGGAGAGCAGGGCCGCCCACAGGACGTCCAGTTCCGCCTTCTTGCGGTTGCGGCCGAAGCAGTCCCTGGTGATCGAGGTCCGGGACGTGCCGGCCTCTCCGGCCGCGTCCACGAACGCCTTGAGGCGGTCCAGGTCGGGGTTCCCGGAGTTGTTGCCGAAGACGTACCAGGCGGAGTCTTCGGCGTAGGACCACATGGCCTCGGCGGCCTGCAGGTGCGGGATGTCGATGCTTCCGCAGCCGTCCAGCAAGGCGGCGGTCACCGACAGCCGGAGGACCTGCGGGGCGGCACGGGCGACGACCTGGGCCACCGGGCCGTCGCCCGCGTGGTCGGCGGCCAGGCGCCGGTAGATGTCGCGCCAGTACACGGCCGCTTCGGCGGTCCGCGCCATCCGCTCGATCTTCGAGGCATGCTCGATCACTTCCCGCAGTTCGGCGCCCAGGGCTTTGATCGTCGCCTCGCTCAGGTCGCCGCCGTCGGGCAGGAGCTTGGAGCGCTTGGAGAGCACCGGCAGGAAGCGGTTCATGGTGCCGCCGGCCCGCTCGGAGTCGGAGAGCTTGGCGCGCAGTTCGGTCGGGGTGATGTGCCCGATGATGCCGATGTGTGGGTTGGTGGCGACCTTGGGCTTGAGGGTCATGGTGCGCAGGGTTCCGCCGTCCCAGGCCTGCCTGATCAGGGGCAGCAGGGTGTTGCCCTCGCGCTTGCCCTGGGCCAGGGTGCTGGCGAACTCGGTCTCGACGATGAGCAGGCGCTTGTCGCTCACGCCTTCGTCGTAGTCCTTGCTCTCCGGGTCGCCGCTCTCGTCCCGGACCTGGATGATCAGGCCCTCGGCGGAGGACAGGCCGCCCTGCACGCGGTCGTGGCAGAAGAGGTCGTCGGCCGCGTTGAGAACCCGGCGCACTTCCGCCCAGGAGGTGCCCTTCACACCGCCCGCAGTGCGGCCGATGACCATCGGCCAGACGCGGCACCCGTGCTCGACACCGCCGGTCAGCATGTGCGGGGACCGGCCGATCATCGTGCCGGCGGCCGCGTACAGGGTGAACAGCATCGCGGCCGGGTCCGCCTCGGTGTGCGGCTCGATCTCCCGCACGATCCGCCCCGGCAGGCCGTGCATGGCGGGCTCGGCGAGCGAGGGCCACGGCCTGCCGGCCGCCGAGGGGCCGCCCTGCTCGTCCTCGTTGAGGCCGTGTCGGGCCAGGATCTTCTCCGTCTCGTCCCACGATGCGCTCATGCGCTCACCGACCTGCGGGCCGGTGCCCGGTCGGCGCTGCGGATGGTGCGGGCCGCCTCGGTCTCCGACAGGCCGATGTGGACGCCGGCATCGACCAGGGCGGCGAACACCGCCGAGGCGGAGACCCGGCCCTCGCGGGTGACCTCCAGGGCCCGGCAGGCGGCCCAGTACAGGCGGGAGTTGCGCTCGCCTTCCTGGGCTTCGAGGACGAAGTGGACGAGCCCGGCCAGGGTGTCCCGCTCGCCTCCCGGGCGTACCGGCTGACGGGGCACCACGGGCGCCTGCTGTCGCGGCAGCAGGACGGTGGGCCACGGCGCCGGCCGGTGGGCGAAATTGCCGTCCCCCGACCAGCGGTAGCGGCCTGCGGTGTCCGGGTGCACGGAGGGGGCGACCACGATGTAGCCGTTGGCCTTCACGTCGATGCCCGGGCCCAGCTTGCCCGGCAGCTGCTGCTGCGGGGCGCGGTAGACCATGTGCAGGCCGTCGCCGCCGGTGATCTGCATCAGCGTGCCCGGCAGCGGGCCGAGCTTGCCCTCGAGGTGCGCGAGGGTCTTGTTGCCGCCGTTGCGGGGGTCGATGTCGACCACGGCCAGGCCGTTGGGCAGGCAGGGCAGTCCGATGTTGGCCTGCGGGTACCTGGCCCACCAGGCCCGGAGGTGGTCCTGGTCGGTGGTGGCGTCGTGGTAGCCGTGGCCGTCGCTGCCGCACTCTCCGCGGCAGGGGTCGCCCGCGGGGTGCAGGCGCGGGATGGCAGGAGTCTTGCCGGACAGGGGGAACACCTTCCAGCCGTGATCGGCGTAGCCGAGAACGGCACGCAGGAGATCGGTCATGGGGTCCTCGGCTTCTTCGCCGACTGGGCGGCCAGGTCGAGATCGCCGGTCAGCGTCTCGAGTGCCCGCACGATGCGGCGCAGGGCGGCCCGCCGGGTGCGGGCGTTGGGCTGGGTGGAGAGGATGCGGCGCGTGGCGGCGATGATGAGCCGGAAGTCGGCCCGGTCCCGCTGGGCGATGATGCGGGCCAGTTCGAGCGGGTTCATGGGCGCCTTGGGGACCGGCCAGGCGCCGACCGGCCTGGACGGCCCGAGGGCCCCGGCGGTGGTCGCCGGGGCCTCGGTGGTGGTGCGGCGGGTCATCAGCTGGCCTCGGCCTCGGAGGCGAGGCGGGCGTCGACGAGGCGGGCCCGCAGGCGCTCGACTATGACGGCCGCGGCGTGGAGTTCGCCGGCGAGTCTGGCCAGGCCGTCCTCGTCGTAGTCCTCGACGTCCCCGCCCTGCAGGGCGACCGCGGCGCGCAGCCCGTCGCCGGAGTACGGGTTCTCGGTGAGCCAGCCGGCGATCAGCTCTTCCTGCTCGCCGTTGCTGTGGGTCATCGACGCCGACATCTCGATGCCGGTGTGGTACAGGTCCTCGGGGTGGTAGACGAGCTTGCTGTGGTCGAGGGTGCACCAGCTGGGTTCGGGGATCGTGATGGTGTTGCCGCCCCAGACGGGGGCGTCCACGGTGAGCCGCGCGAGGCGGGCCACGATGGCGGCGTTCGCCTGCTGGCGGACTCGGTCGATGGCCGCGGAGAGCGCGCCGGTGGCGGCTGTGGCGCTAGCGGGCTGGGTGGTGTCGGCCTTACTGTGGTTCACAGCGTTCTCCTTCTTGGAGGGACAAGCCCCGGGTCCTCTTGGCCGATGACCGGGGCTTTGTCGTTGTCGGAGTACGTCAGGCCCCTGCCGGGATTGCCGTCCTGGTGGGGGCCGTTCGCATTTCAGGCTGCGGTGGCGCTCTCGCCGGCGAGGTAGGTCTCGACGCTGCTGCGGTGGTAGCGGATGCGCCCGCTACGGCCCGGGGTGAGCTTCGTGAACGCGGGGCCGATGCCCTGCCAGCGCCAGTTCGCGAGGGTCTTCGGGCTGACCCTGACCAGCTCGGCGGTCTCCGCCGGCGTGAGGTAGTCGCCCCGGGGGCTGGGCGAGAGGGATCGCACAGACATGCGAGTCTCCTTCTGATCGGTCGACTGAACACTCTGTTGCGTCGACATCACGAAGGTATACCCGGGAGCCAGAAGGAACAAGAGGGATTGCGCACCGAACATTTTGATGCCATGGTGATGGCGTGACCGAGGACAAGAAGAATCCGCTCGGCCCCACCGGCGATCAGCTGCGGGCCAACATTGCGCGGCTCCGTAGCGAGCGCGGCATGACCAAGAAGGAGCTCTCCGATCGCGTGGGGGAGCTCGGCCGACCTATCCCGCCTCTGGGGATCACCCGACTTGAGGCCGGCACGCGGCGCGTGGATGCCGACGACCTGATGGCTCTAGCTGTGGCCCTAGGGGTGTCGCCTGTCACGCTGCTGCTGCCGCGCGAGGAGCCGGCCGACGTTAAGGGAGACCCGCGCGGCCACTGGGTTTCGATCACAAGCGTGGGTCCGGTGCCCTGGGAGACGGCTTGGCGGTGGATGCACGGCGAGTGGCTGCCGGCTGACGTTCCAGCAGCAGAGGTACGACGCTTCCGGGCGGAGAACCGCCCTTACGAGAACGAAAACCCGGCGCACGAGGCATACAGCCTCATGCGGGCGCGCGTACCGGGTGCGTGGCATCTGGAGCTGGACGGCGACGATGACGGCTACATGCGCGCCGTCCTCACCAAGCGCACAGAGCAGAAGGGCGCGGCTGATGGCCAGAGTCTGGATTGAGGACCGCGCCAAGCAGAAGGACTACCTCGCCGCCATGGAGAAGTGGCGCGAGGCCAAGAAGGCCGGCAGCAAGCGGGCCGAGCCCGGTCGGTGGCGGGTCCGCTGGTACGGGCCGGACGGCAAGGCGAAGGCGCTCACCTTTGCCAAGCTGCCGGCCGCCGAGAAGGAGCGCCAGGCGCTCGCCGAGCGGCTCGACAAGGGGACGTACCGCGATCCGAAGCAGGGCAAGACGCTCGTCTCCGAGGTCGCCGAGCAGTGGTTCGGCTCGCTGCGGCGCCCGGGGGAGCGGACGAAGGGCGACTACCGGGAGCTGCTCGACCTGTACGTGCTGCCGAAGTGGGGCACCTGGTCGGTGGCCGCGGTCCGCTGGGAGGACGTCTCCGAGTGGCTGACCGAGCTCTGCAGTCAGCCGGGCAAGCGCGGCAAGCCACTCTCGCCGGCGCGGATCGGCAAGACGCACCTGGTGCTCAGCATGGTGATGAAGTACGCCGTGAAGACGGGGAAGATCACCATGAGTCCGACCGTTGACCACGAGCTGCCGCAGGACTCGGACGACGACGATCACGTCTACCTCACCCACGCCCAGGTGGCCGACCTGGTCGAGGCCGCCGGCCCGAACGGCACGCTCCTCCTGGTGCTCGCCTACTGCGGCATCCGGTGGGGCGAGGTGTCGGCCCTGCGGGTCGGCAGGGTGCAACTGGACGCCCGCCGGCTGCGGATCGTTCAGGCCTACACGCGGCAGCGCGGCGGCGGCCTGCTGCTCAAGGACGTGAAGAACCACGAGAAGCGGTCCGTGCCGGTGCTGGCCTCGGTGGTGCCGGACCTGAGAGTGCTCGTTGCCGGGCGCGGCCCCGACCAGCTGGTGTTCACCGGCCAGGAAGGGGAGGCGCTCGGGTACGGCGAGTTCCGGTCGGGCATCTTCGACCCGGCGGTGAAGGCCGCCGGCCTCGGAGCGCTCGGCCTCACCCCGCACAAGCTGCGGCACACGGCGGCCTCGCTCGCCATCGCGGCCGGCGCGGACGTGAAGGTGGTGCAGCAGATGCTGGGCCACAAGTCGGCGGCGATGACGCTGGACGTGTACGGGCACCTGTTCCCGGAGCGTCTGGACGAGGTCGCCGACGCCCTCGACATCGGCCGCGCGAACGCACTGGCGGCCCGTACTGCGCTCGCCGCGTAGCGAGGGTGATCAGATCCATGTGTACAAAATGCGTACTGCCCGCCCGGTGGGAACCGGACGGGCAGTAGGTGAAGGGCCTTTGAGCTGGCACTTCTGGTGAATCTAGGTGTACCGCACCCGCGTGGCGAACGCAGGCCGCGTGCGGTACGGAGTCATGCGCCTCGGGGCTCCGGGTAGAGGGCCGGTGCGGTTCCGAGGGGTGCTGGTCGGCGTAGGCGGGTAGAGGGCCGCGATCGCGTCGACCTCCGGGGCGTGCCCGGTGTGCCGTCACCGCGGGAAGCGGTGGGGCGTCCGCGCAAATCAGGCGGCGTTGACCAGCTTGGTGATCGCCGACTTCTTGTTGGCGGCCTGGTTCTTGTGGATGACGCCCTTGCTGGCGGCCTTGTCGAGGGCCTTGGCGGCCTCGCGGGCCAGCGCGGTGGCCTTCTCGTTCTCGCCGGCGGCAGCGGCCTCACGGGCCTTGCGGATGGCGGTCTTCAGCGAGGACTTGACGGCCTTGTTGCGCAGGCGCGCCTTCTCGTTGGTCTTGTTGCGCTTGATCTGGGACTTGATGTTCGCCACGAATGAGCCTCAGTCTGTGTGTAACGGTCTCGACGGTTGCACCACGGCGGCTCCGGACCAGCTGAGAGGGCACGCCGAAACCAGGTGCAGCGCCCCACGCTACCAGGGGCGGTCGGCCGCCCCCAAACCGGACGCCCTGCCGGATCCGGCCCGCGTCGCCCCCCGACACCCCGCCCGAACGCCTGTCCGGAAGCCCCCTGTCCGACGCCTTGCCTGCCCGCCGCGCCGTTCGGCCGGTCCCGTCGCCGGTGTCAGCCCGCCACCGCAGGCGGTTCGGCCGTGCGCACCGGCTCCCCGTAGTGCTCCACCACGGGGAACGGCTCGTAGAAGTGGTGGAGCAGTTCCCGCCACTGCTGGTACTCGGCGGAGTTGCGGAAGCCCTCGGTGTGGTCGGCCAGGGTCTCCCACTCCACCTGCAGCAGGAAGCGCGAGGTGCTGCCCTCGTCCAGGCATCGCCGCAGTCGGAGTGAGCGGAAGCCGCGCTGGACGGCGATCAGCGGCCGGGCCTCGGTGAAGGCGGCGAGGAAGGCCTCCTCCTCGCCGGGGCGGACGTCGAGCAGTGCACTCTCGAGGATCA
This genomic window from Streptomyces sp. TLI_235 contains:
- a CDS encoding SSU ribosomal protein S20P gives rise to the protein MANIKSQIKRNKTNEKARLRNKAVKSSLKTAIRKAREAAAAGENEKATALAREAAKALDKAASKGVIHKNQAANKKSAITKLVNAA
- a CDS encoding heme-degrading monooxygenase HmoA, whose product is MILESALLDVRPGEEEAFLAAFTEARPLIAVQRGFRSLRLRRCLDEGSTSRFLLQVEWETLADHTEGFRNSAEYQQWRELLHHFYEPFPVVEHYGEPVRTAEPPAVAG
- a CDS encoding phage-related minor tail protein; this translates as MSDTSLVFNLVARDRASAALGTMKEKIATAAAGISAAVAGALGKGVADSLDMSAASSKLAAQLGIGPEKSAELAKISASVYADAWGESAEEVNTAIKGVIQNMGDLGGAKGIKEATVKAEALAKTFDVDVSESTAAAGQLMRTGLAKDATEAFDIITAGMQTGVDKSGDLIDTVGEYSTQFRQLGLDGATATGILAQGLRAGARDADVVADSLKEFTLIAQSGSQASKDAFKELGLSGKEMQRVFVDGGPKAAAAFDTVMDRLRAMKDPVERNNTALALFGTKSEDVQKALLALDPSSAKAALGDVAGAADRMAKTVHDNPSAALEQFKRDAQMKLAEVGGKFVQFAMDNKTYMEPLGIALAGIAGTILLVQGVTMAWAAVQNVVKGATMAWTAAQWLWNVAMNANPIGLIIIGVAALVAGFILLYQKSDTFRAICTTAFNAVWGAIKFVWDWVKGNWPLLLGILTGPVGMAVWAITHYWDNIKSGASSVWNWIKTVARGIGDAFANVGSMIWAPFKWAFNMVAWGWNNSVAGIGFTVPDWVPGVGGRSFHVPRIPALAQGGHITGAGSVLVGEAGPEILSLGAGATVTPLSKAGGGFVRVQIDLTGADSELKQRIRKMVRVEGGGNVQVMFGQGS
- a CDS encoding site-specific recombinase XerD, with the translated sequence MARVWIEDRAKQKDYLAAMEKWREAKKAGSKRAEPGRWRVRWYGPDGKAKALTFAKLPAAEKERQALAERLDKGTYRDPKQGKTLVSEVAEQWFGSLRRPGERTKGDYRELLDLYVLPKWGTWSVAAVRWEDVSEWLTELCSQPGKRGKPLSPARIGKTHLVLSMVMKYAVKTGKITMSPTVDHELPQDSDDDDHVYLTHAQVADLVEAAGPNGTLLLVLAYCGIRWGEVSALRVGRVQLDARRLRIVQAYTRQRGGGLLLKDVKNHEKRSVPVLASVVPDLRVLVAGRGPDQLVFTGQEGEALGYGEFRSGIFDPAVKAAGLGALGLTPHKLRHTAASLAIAAGADVKVVQQMLGHKSAAMTLDVYGHLFPERLDEVADALDIGRANALAARTALAA
- a CDS encoding helix-turn-helix protein yields the protein MTEDKKNPLGPTGDQLRANIARLRSERGMTKKELSDRVGELGRPIPPLGITRLEAGTRRVDADDLMALAVALGVSPVTLLLPREEPADVKGDPRGHWVSITSVGPVPWETAWRWMHGEWLPADVPAAEVRRFRAENRPYENENPAHEAYSLMRARVPGAWHLELDGDDDGYMRAVLTKRTEQKGAADGQSLD
- a CDS encoding bifunctional DNA primase/polymerase-like protein, with product MTDLLRAVLGYADHGWKVFPLSGKTPAIPRLHPAGDPCRGECGSDGHGYHDATTDQDHLRAWWARYPQANIGLPCLPNGLAVVDIDPRNGGNKTLAHLEGKLGPLPGTLMQITGGDGLHMVYRAPQQQLPGKLGPGIDVKANGYIVVAPSVHPDTAGRYRWSGDGNFAHRPAPWPTVLLPRQQAPVVPRQPVRPGGERDTLAGLVHFVLEAQEGERNSRLYWAACRALEVTREGRVSASAVFAALVDAGVHIGLSETEAARTIRSADRAPARRSVSA
- a CDS encoding helix-turn-helix protein, which translates into the protein MSVRSLSPSPRGDYLTPAETAELVRVSPKTLANWRWQGIGPAFTKLTPGRSGRIRYHRSSVETYLAGESATAA